In Papaver somniferum cultivar HN1 chromosome 9, ASM357369v1, whole genome shotgun sequence, the genomic stretch TACGCTGTTACATAATATGGAATATTTGGCTAACAAGAAATGCAAGGGTATACAAAAATACCATGCAAACACCGCAACAAACATTCCATATATACTTACTGCTGAGCCAAGAATACAACTGGCAAACACGACACAACATATTCACACAGCCGAAAACAGGGCAACAACAAGGAAGAACAACAATAACTAGATGGATAAAATGGGATGCACCacagactcaatggctgaaaatcAATACCGATGGAGCAAGCAAGACGGACAGGTACGGTACACCAGTGGCTGCTGGAGCGGGCTGGATATGCAGAAATGAACAGGGTTCAGTCATCATGGCAATGGTGACACCTATTGGCAGAACCACGGAAATAGTAGCGGAAACTTGGGCTATGCTGCTAGCGGCAAGgatggcaacaacaaaagaatggAACAATGTACACTTCGAAACAGACTCGACAACCTTGTTGACTCTAATCACGAAGGAACATTCTGAGGCTCCTTGGATCATTCAACAAATGTTGCGAGAATTACGACAACATTTGCAACAATTAAGAAGGTATGTCATAACACACATATACAGTGAAGCTAATAAGGCGGCAGATGGACTTGCAGATTTCGAAGCAAAAAATCAATTACAAAATGGGAATGACAAAAACAAGAGTAGTTCGACAAATGTATGGGACCACACCAATCCTGAATTCCTCAATGTAATCCTATTGAATGACTCAATGTAGACTCGCTACCCAAGAGAAGTTCTGGTTTAATAAATAGACGAAGcttctttcaaaaaaaataaaaaaataagactGTAAGACTGTCACATGCATATCGATATGTAGGATTAGAAGTTGGCGATGTATTTGTTTCCAATCAAATTCACTAGAAAAATTAATtgataaaggaaaataaaataaagagggGACATCAtgcaagaagaaaagaaaacaaaaaatattagaaaaatgatcaggaataaagaaaaaatatcttTGAGCTCGTATTTAATTCGAATCTTGGTGGTACATAAGTATTCAGGTAAGTGTTCTACTTTGGCTCAGTATTTTCTTTTTGGAAGTTATCAATATAATGgattgttgaatcagaagatGGAGATTCAAATTTTGTTTGCATCAAATTCTAAaagttcttcttttttcttagaATTGTTatctcaaaataaaagaaaaaacaaattcaacctttacctaatagtttagcaataAATTCAGTTGACTTGCGAATGAAATGACATAAAATTGGCAGAATGTGGCTGCTACATTATCTGCTAAAGAACTACCAATCCACTTGGCCTACTGCAAACAGCCAAATGAAGCAAAAGGTCGGCGTATCCGTCTGCACTCCGTATACGACCAAGTATTGATTGGGTGTCTTAGCAACAAAAGATATAACACTATTGGCTGGACGGAGGTTTTTAATTAAGTCAGAAGGACAAGTAGAACTAACTACGTAACTACAATTTTTTGTTCATTATTCGAGTGTACGTCTTGGTAATGGTAGTACTAGTATGTATTGGATTAGTTTTGTTAGGCAGTTTGCACCCAAAATCCACATGTGATTATCAGATTATGGTAGCTATAACACTATTTAATTTTCAATAATTAATACGTAATCATCCAATTCCAATAAATACATTTGAATGAACAACCAAAACCGATTGGCCGCGCTAGGATTAACATAGtaaacgaaaaaataaataagaagggaTTAATATTTTCACGTTATGCTTAGACGCGTTTCCAGCTCAATGCGAAATCAAGAGATAATATCAGACATATAATACATTTGAATGGCTTCAACTTGCTTTGAAGATTCAGGTGGTTAATTTTCATCCACATTTTCTTCTTTCCAGAACATAAAAAATACACAACTTGTTCAGTTTTTTGTGTTTCGTTTTTGGTCATTTGCGGTTTGTTTGCGGATGGGGGAGGAAGCACCTTACTCAGCTGCCTATAGGCTAATGTCATTTGATTTGACGTATTTATCTACCAGATGAAATTTAGAAAATATGGAGTATAATATTCGAGATTTTGGTCAGTGGGAGTAAAGATAGTCTATTCATAGTGGAGTAATTAATAAGAGTTAAGATATGgttgaaagtaaatccagaaaaaaaagaagaaataaaaacagtAAAAAGAGGAGATTTGATCTTCTTCACTCCCCAACCTAACACGTACTTGAGCATGACAAGCTTCATGATCCTGAGTTTCTGACAGTACTTTACTTCAGCTGTTGTTTCCACCGCGAAAATGCTACTCTTCCCCACTCCTTTCCACTGTCCCTTTCCCCGTTATGTGTCAAGCAAATAGTGGTGTGATGCCGCATAAAAGGGACACTGTTAATTGCAATCCAAGGAATCAAGGACTAAGATCGTTGCCACCTAATGGAAGAAGAGGTGGGGAAAGGAAATGAGGAGTGTAGCAGCTTCGTTTCCTGAGAGTCTACTGACTACTTACCAGCCGACTgcttttattttctaaaatcgaCATGTTTAACTTAAAATAGTAAAATAGAATAGTTGTTCCACGAGGAGGTAGATTTATATTTTTAGTAGATTTATACTTTTAGCAGATGAGTAGATTGGCATTAAGTCTTTGCATCATATGCATGTCTTAGTTGAAAAGAAACTGAACTCGATAATGCGACGCTTTCTACTGGGAGAGGATGAAGAGAGAAAGAAGCTGAGTTGGGTCTCTTTCAAGAAGATTTGCAAACCAAAGAGGAAGGGTGGTTTAGGTATTCGTAGCTTGAGGTTGGTGAATAAATCATTATTAGCAAAGTGGCACATCAGATACTGCAAGGAAAAGACAGCATTATGGAGGAGAATTGTCTGCGAGAAATCTAAAGCAGGAGAAGAGTATATGCTTCCTCTTCAAGTTAAGGATCTGATTGGTAAAAGCATGTGGTTTGATATCATGAGAGAAAACAATGTTTTCTTTGATGCAGTGAAGGTGCAGGTGAAAGATGGTTTATCGATTAGATTCTGGCAGGACAGTTTGTGCGAAAAGAAGCCATTCAAGGAGAAGTATTCGAGATTATACAGAATCAGTACACAGAAAATGGCTTCTGTGGGAGAGATTTGTGATACCAATGGGGTTTTTCTATTCAGCGGAAATATGAATCCGGCGGAAAGCATTGACCTTTTGGAACTGAAGTTTGACATCAGACTTGTAGTTCTGACGCAGGGAGAAGTTGATTGTTTGGAAGGAGTAAAGGCTGCAAAAGATATGTATAGGGTGAAGGAGACCCAGATTGGGAGACTCATCGAATTTTATCGAATAAAATCGTACCTCCCAAGGTTTTGTTCCTTTTCTGGGCAGCTTGTCATAACTCTATTCCAACCAGATCCATGTTACAACGGAGGAGAGTAAGTATTCAATCAAATATGTGTCTTTTCTGTAACACTGAGGAGGAAACTATGAAGCATCTTTTCATCCATTGTATGGTGATTGCAAAGCTTTGGGAGTATGTCATAGCTTCTTTTAGGATAAACTGGGTGATGCCAATGCATTTTGACACGATGATGTTAGGATGGAGATTGGAAAGAGCTTCTGAAATGATAAAGACAGTGTGGACTTTGCTACCTATCGCGATCTGCTGGGAAGTATGGAATGAACGGAACAGAAGAGTTCATGGTGCAGCGCGAAATCCAATTATGAGCCTGAGATTGCTATCAAACAATGGATTCATCTTTGAAGCACAAATGCGGATGTTTTCAAAAGCTTTTCTGCTTCTCAGGTCATACACCAGTGGGAGGACATTGTGAGAACCTAGAGTTTTTATGCTTTTTCTCTTTGTGACGGTCTGATGACCTTGTATATATCATGTacattcttttttttctctttcaaatATATCATTTCcacttcaaaaaataaaataaaaaatcttctgtAAATAGTAAAGTCTACACTTCTTTGTTAAAATATTGAAAAGCTGTGGATATTCATGAGTGCATGGCAGCACATACACAATTAGACACTACACACCGTTGGCTTCTTTTGGTGGTGAAGCCATGCAGTCTAGCATTATCCTGCAGGTTAAAAGATGGTCGCATGAAAGGTCCATAATGATGAGTAATCTCTAGCATATACTTAATCTGACAACCAATAAGATGGGATGGGATGTTAGATTATTTATGTCTAGAAAAAGGAAAGTTACTACTTCCTAGACTAATAGTAATGATTGAAGAGTTAAAAATCTGAAAATTTCGGCTCAACTTACAAGTACTATCGTCATCATCATATACCATCTATCTTCTTAATCACGGTTTTCGACGATTATGTTTCTGTATTTGTCTTCTCAAGTACATAACCCCAGGGGAATGCGAAAATGTCCCCAAGATATATATTTTGCCCCAAAAGAGGAGATGGATTCTGTGCTTTACATTTACAATTTTGCTCTACATTTCGATAACACATGGGGCTCGAAAACAAATGCATAAAAAGCacacgccgactaaggggatcgaACACTTGACCACGGGATTAAAAGTCACGCGCTCTACCACTTAGCTAAGTCAGCAACATCTGGCAATGCATTTCTCGGATTTTCACAAAATTAAATACTAGATTACCAACTAATACCCGCCAATATCCACCATTTGAATATCTTTTAGCCTTAGAAGTGTTTTGTACTATTCATAAGTAGTCCATTTTCATAATTCCACTGATGATTATGTCAcgctatcaaataaaataaaataaaatgtcacGCTTTCACGCGCTGTATCCATTTTCTCTAATTTCAAACCTAGAATATGGGTTTTCCATGTTGACAGACA encodes the following:
- the LOC113311377 gene encoding uncharacterized protein LOC113311377; amino-acid sequence: MRRFLLGEDEERKKLSWVSFKKICKPKRKGGLGIRSLRLVNKSLLAKWHIRYCKEKTALWRRIVCEKSKAGEEYMLPLQVKDLIGKSMWFDIMRENNVFFDAVKVQVKDGLSIRFWQDSLCEKKPFKEKYSRLYRISTQKMASVGEICDTNGVFLFSGNMNPAESIDLLELKFDIRLVVLTQGEVDCLEGVKAAKDMYRVKETQIGRLIEFYRIKSYLPRFCSFSGQLVITLFQPDPCYNGGE